Proteins encoded within one genomic window of Brassica rapa cultivar Chiifu-401-42 chromosome A09, CAAS_Brap_v3.01, whole genome shotgun sequence:
- the LOC103838177 gene encoding cationic amino acid transporter 2, vacuolar isoform X1, whose protein sequence is MGFLVDTQKEGGGHSWGYLRSLVRRKQVDSADEPHSHHHHQLAKALTVPHLIAIGVGATIGAGVYILVGTVAREHSGPSLALSFLIAGIAAALSAFCYAELSSRCPSAGSAYHYSYICVGEGVAWLIGWALILEYTIGGSAVARGISPNLALIFGGEDGLPSFLARHQIPCLDVVVDPSAAILVFIVTGLLCLGIKESTFAQGIVTAANVCVLLFVIVAGSYLGFKTGWAGYELSSGFFPFGVDGMFAGSATVFFAFIGFDSVASAAEEVKNPQRDLPIGIGLALFLCCSVYMMVSIVIVGLVPYYAMDPDTPISSAFASHDMQWAVYLITLGAVMALCSALMGALLPQPRILMAMARDGLLPSLFSDVNRRTQVPVKATIATGLCAATLAFFMDVSQLAGMVSVGTLLAFTMVAISVLILRYVPPDELPLPASLQDRIDSVSFIPAETKSSHHEGTSDNSNKQPLIGENEASVHFPVMEKQEALGCWALSEKKRRIVAGWSIMLTCIGAFLLSYSASSLNFPGVIRYPLCGVGGSLLLVGLIALSSIDQDDARHTFGHSGGFICPFVPLLPIICILINMYLLVNLGSATWARVSVWLVIGVLVYVFYGRKNSSLANAVYVTTAHAEEIYREHEASLA, encoded by the exons ATGGGTTTTCTGGTGGATACCCAAAAGGAAGGAGGCGGACACTCATGGGGTTACCTCAGGAGTTTGGTCCGAAGGAAACAGGTCGACTCTGCTGATGAGCCTCATTCTCATCATCACCACCAGCTCGCCAAAGCCTTAACTGTTCCTCACTTGATTGCCATTG GTGTGGGAGCAACAATAGGAGCGGGAGTGTATATTCTTGTGGGAACAGTTGCGAGAGAGCACTCTGGTCCATCTCTTGCTTTGTCTTTCCTTATTGCTGGAATTGCCGCTGCACTCTCTGCCTTTTGCTATGCTGAACTCTCTAGTCGTTGTCCCTCTGCTGGCAGCGCCTATCACTATTCTTACATTTGTGTCGGTGAAGG TGTGGCGTGGTTGATCGGTTGGGCACTGATTCTGGAATACACCATTGGTGGCTCTGCTGTTGCCCGTGGCATTTCCCCTAATCTG GCATTGATTTTTGGTGGTGAAGATGGTTTGCCTTCATTCTTAGCGCGTCACCAGATCCCTTGCCTTGATGTTGTTGTTGATCCATCTGCTGCTATTCTTGTCTTCATTGTGACTGGCCTCTTGTGCCTGGGAATTAAGGAG AGCACATTTGCTCAGGGGATTGTGACTGCAGCCAATGTGTGTGTCTTGTTATTTGTCATAGTAGCTGGCAGTTATCTGGGCTTCAAGACTGGTTGGGCTGGTTATGAACTTTCTTCAGG GTTTTTTCCATTTGGAGTGGATGGAATGTTTGCTGGTTCTGCTACAGTCTTCTTTGCATTCATTGGCTTTGATTCGGTTGCAAGTGCTGCAGAAGAG GTGAAAAACCCCCAAAGGGATTTACCAATTGGAATTGGTCTTGCACTCTTTCTCTGTTGTTCTGTCTACATGATGGTCTCCATTGTAATTGTCGGCTTAGTTCCTTACTATGCCATGGATCCTGACACTCCCATCTCCTCTGCGTTTGCTAGTCATGACATGCAATGGGCCGT ATACTTGATCACTTTAGGAGCTGTCATGGCCCTCTGCTCAGCTTTAATGGGTGCACTTCTCCCTCAG CCGCGGATTCTGATGGCAATGGCTAGGGATGGTTTGCTGCCTTCTCTTTTCTCAGACGTTAATAGACGCACACAGGTTCCGGTTAAAGCGACCATAGCAACTGGGCTTTGTGCAGCAACCTTAGCCTTCTTTATGGATGTTTCTCAGCTCGCAGGCATG GTGAGTGTTGGGACACTTTTGGCGTTCACAATGGTGGCAATATCAGTGTTGATACTCAGATATGTTCCTCCGGATGAGCTACCTCTTCCGGCATCCCTTCAGGATAGAATCGACTCTGTTTCCTTTATACCTGCTGAAACAAAGTCATCCCATCATGAAGGCACTTCTGACAATAGTAATAAACAGCCTTTAATTGGGGAGAATGAGGCTTCGGTTCATTTCCCAGTTATGGAGAAGCAAGAAGCTCTTGGGTGTT GGGCTCTGAGCGAAAAAAAGAGGAGGATTGTCGCTGGATGGAGCATTATGCTCACTTGTATTGGAGCCTTCCTTCTAAGTTATTCGGCGTCGAGCCTCAACTTTCCAGG GGTTATTAGATATCCACTGTGTGGTGTTGGTGGAAGTCTACTCCTTGTTGGTTTGATTGCTCTGAGTTCTATAGATCAGGATGATGCCAGACACACTTTTGGACATTCTGGAG GTTTCATATGCCCGTTTGTACCACTCCTGCCAATCATATGCATCCTCATCAACATGTACCTTTTGGTCAACCTTGG ATCTGCGACATGGGCTCGAGTGTCAGTGTGGTTGGTGATTGGAGTGTTGGTATATGTTTTCTACGGAAGAAAAAACAGCTCCCTGGCCAATGCAGTTTACGTAACTACAGCTCATGCGGAGGAGATCTATCGTGAACATGAAGCCTCTTTGGCATAA
- the LOC103838176 gene encoding methyltransferase-like protein 17, mitochondrial, translating into MANAQKAFTIESLRTLAKQSFRCLVVPVRLRRAIKKYLREEDDPHIRKKVRQLSESFQEIKDSNLLLPETTAKRLADSMNSVEAKRWKIQTVYGDSGLQYRDGETAAYVASRMPAAYSVCYRVLTEIRRRLPGFKPTRVLDFGAGTGSGFWAVQEVWPKCAQKVNIVEPSQSMQRAGRDLLQGLKDLPLIHGYTSLLSLSQELNKKCRILNDKSERKHELVIASYVLGEIPSLKDRITMVRQLWDLTDDLLVLVEPGTPHGANIISQMRSYILWMENRKLRKKEKAEAGKEVLDLKSGAHIVAPCPHDGKCPLENTAKYCHFVQRLQRTSSQRSYKRTKGVPLRGFEDEKFCFVVFRRGQRPREPWPLDNIKLETLKEMRANRKPEDLEIDYEEFIKTQVVEVPYIDPRAQDSDITDEDEDELEKVEEEGEGTDEDEVEVEEAEEEGSGRASVGGGWGRIIFPPFRKGKQVTLDMCVPTNEEGSEGAFERRVITKSKNPHLHLQAKKSFWGDLWPLTTQQQEITKENKKVDAEWCRPNEDQKWGAWP; encoded by the exons ATGGCGAATGCCCAGAAAGCATTCACGATCGAAAGCCTAAGAACACTAGCGAAGCAGTCGTTCAGGTGCCTGGTCGTACCCGTCCGTCTCCGCCGCGCGATAAAGAAATACCTCCGCGAGGAAGACGATCCGCACATCAGGAAGAAGGTTCGCCAGCTATCGGAATCGTTTCAAGAGATAAAGGACTCTAACCTCCTGTTACCGGAAACAACGGCCAAGCGTCTGGCGGATTCGATGAACTCGGTGGAGGCGAAGCGGTGGAAGATACAGACGGTTTATGGAGATAGCGGTTTACAGTACAGAGACGGTGAGACTGCAGCTTACGTTGCTTCTCGTATGCCCGCCGCGTACTCCGTCTGCTACAGAGTCCTCACTGAG ATTCGTCGAAGGCTTCCTGGTTTTAAGCCTACGAGGGTTCTTGATTTTGGTGCTGGCACTGGTTCTGGCTTCTG GGCAGTACAAGAGGTTTGGCCAAAGTGTGCGCAGAAAGTTAATATAGTGGAACCATCTCAATCGATGCAGCGTGCAGGACGTGACTTGCTTCAGG GCTTGAAGGATTTGCCTCTGATCCATGGGTACACTAGCCTGCTATCCCTTTCTCAAGAGCTCAACAAGAAATGCAGAATCCTCAATGATAAATCCGAGAGGAAACATGAGCTTGTCATCGCT TCCTATGTGCTAGGGGAGATACCATCTCTGAAAGACAGGATTACTATGGTTCGCCAGCTCTGGGACCTTACAGATGATCTCTTG GTTTTGGTTGAACCAGGAACGCCACATGGTGCTAATATTATATCTCAGATGCGATCCTATATACTGTGGATGGAGAATAGA AAACTGCGTAAAAAGGAGAAAGCTGAAGCTGGCAAGGAAGTTCTCGATCTCAAGTCTGGTGCGCATATTGTTGCTCCC TGCCCTCATGATGGAAAGTGTCCGTTGGAAAACACTGCAAAGTATTGCCATTTTGTTCAGCGGTTGCAGAGAACTTCATCTCAGCGTTCCTACAAG CGTACAAAAGGTGTTCCCTTGCGTGGGTTTGAGGATGAGAAGTTTTGCTTTGTGGTTTTCAGGAGAGGTCAGCGCCCACG GGAACCATGGCCTCTTGATAATATAAAATTGGAGACTTTGAAGGAGATGCGGGCGAATAGGAAACCTGAGGATCTCGAGATTGATTATG AAGAGTTTATCAAAACACAGGTGGTTGAGGTGCCTTACATTGATCCAAGAGCACAGGACTCTGATATCACGGATGAGGACGAGGATGAGCTGGagaaagtagaagaagaaggtgaaggTACTGATGAGGATGAAGTAGAAGTAGAGGAAGCAGAAGAGGAGGGAAGTGGGAGGGCGAGCGTGGGAGGAGGATGGGGAAGGATCATATTCCCTCCATTCCGCAAGGGTAAACAAGTGACGTTGGACATGTGTGTGCCGACCAACGAGGAAGGGTCAGAGGGAGCTTTTGAGAGGAGAGTGATAACGAAAAGCAAGAACCCTCATCTTCATTTGCAAGCCAAGAAATCATTTTGGGGAGACCTATGGCCATTAACCACTCAACAACAAGAAATTACCAAAGAGAATAAAAAAGTAGATGCCGAGTGGTGTCGCCCAAATGAAGACCAGAAATGGGGTGCATGGCCTTAA
- the LOC103838175 gene encoding short-chain dehydrogenase TIC 32 B, chloroplastic, whose protein sequence is MIETVKHLVGSGGPSGFGSRSTAEHVTANCDLRSLTAIITGATSGIGAETARVLAKRGARLVIPARSLKTAEETKSRILSEFPDAEIIVMHLDLSSLASVRRFVDDFESLHLPLNILINNAGKYAQKHAISEDGVEMTFATNYLGHFLLTKLLLKNMIETAEQTGVQGRIVNVTSVIHSWFSGDMLQYVADISRNNRNYDATRAYALSKLANVLHTIELSRILHKMDANVTANCVHPGIVRTRLTRDRDGLITDLVFFLTSKLLKSVPQAAATTCYVATSPRLRNVCGKYFSDCNEARTSKSGSCNLKAQRLWTASELLVAPASTPNVYQTFNYFLANDASMCKSQDLDSFTII, encoded by the exons atgattGAGACGGTTAAGCACCTGGTTGGCTCCGGTGGCCCAAGCGGATTTGGATCAAGATCCACCGCCGAACATGTCACTGCTAATTGTGATCTCCGATCTCTAACAGCAATCATCACTGGAGCGACGTCGGGAATAGGAGCGGAGACGGCGCGAGTTCTGGCAAAACGTGGAGCGAGGCTTGTGATTCCGGCTAGGAGTCTCAAAACCGCCGAGGAAACAAAGTCACGTATCCTCTCTGAGTTTCCTGATGCGGAGATCATCGTCATGCATCTCGACCTCAGCTCCCTCGCCTCTGTTCGTCGATTCGTAGACGATTTCGAATCTCTTCATCTCCCTCTCAACATCCTCAT CAACAACGCCGGAAAATACGCGCAGAAGCACGCCATCTCTGAGGACGGGGTGGAGATGACCTTCGCAACTAATTATCTCG GCCATTTTCTGCTGACTAAGCTGCTGTTGAAGAATATGATTGAAACGGCGGAGCAAACCGGCGTTCAAGGCCGTATCGTCAACGTCACGTCAGTGATCCATAGCTGGTTCTCTGGCGATATGCTGCAATATGTCGCCGATATCTCCCGAAACAATAG AAACTACGACGCGACCCGAGCTTACGCGCTCTCGAAGCTAGCCAACGTTCTCCACACCATAGAGCTCTCCCGGATTCTACAT AAAATGGATGCTAATGTAACGGCAAACTGTGTTCATCCTGGAATCGTGAGAACGCGTCTCACAAGAGACCGAGACGGCCTCATCACCGATTTAGTCTTTTTCTTGACCTCCAAGCTTTTGAAGTCAGTTCCTCAG GCAGCAGCAACGACATGCTACGTAGCAACGAGTCCGAGATTGAGGAACGTGTGTGGCAAATACTTTTCAGACTGCAACGAAGCTCGGACTTCTAAATCCGGATCGTGCAATCTTAAAGCTCAGAGACTGTGGACTGCTTCTGAGTTGTTGGTTGCTCCAGCTTCCACTCCCAATGTTTATCAAACCTTTAACTACTTTTTAGCCAACGATGCTAGTATGTGTAAATCACAAGACCTAGATAGCTTTACTATAATATAG
- the LOC108869813 gene encoding uncharacterized protein LOC108869813, producing the protein MESNKDSQKKQMKKKLTPIRSFREKRSRLYIIRRCLVMLLCWREPRD; encoded by the coding sequence ATGGAGTCAAACAAGGATTCGCAGAAGAAGCaaatgaagaagaagctgaCACCAATTAGGTCATTCAGGGAGAAGAGATCGAGATTATACATCATTAGGCGATGCCTGGTCATGCTGCTGTGTTGGAGAGAGCCTCGTGATTGA
- the LOC103838323 gene encoding uncharacterized protein LOC103838323: MRDCQSFNDALLAKIGWRLLNNPNCLLGKLLKGKYFADCSILQATEASVMSHGWRSILIGRDLLLKNMGWTVGDGVSINIWQDPWLCLNKQERPMGLPSEQSVDLCVADLLVDGGKHWDRQKLQLLLPAYEEKILCIKPSLTGAQDKLIWLGTKGGEYSVKSGYYVAVEEEPDTRRNDAGFNWKRNVWALDCAPKVKLFAWKLLKGAIPVGERLLERHIEVDPRCKKCGNNESITHLLFQCQFAQKVWQLAPLLPGMDSSGMLDLMVVWPSICNQKSLLPAGIVNGSVVPWVMWSLWKARNRLVFEGFSASPEDTLSTAIRMAREWSLQSKPEKPDTSRSRKPEMIAPTGTRIVRSDAAWSASSLTAGAGWVILSSPQNMTFQQHLEFVASPLMAEGLALREAVLTCQRLKLQHIRFESDSAQLIKCLPSNETIAELHSVVFDILKLSEFFDSVSFVWLPRERNVEADALAKGDLALFEPLVVGEIVNAPN, encoded by the coding sequence ATGCGAGACTGCCAAAGCTTCAATGATGCACTGTTAGCCAAGATAGGATGGAGACTGTTGAATAATCCTAACTGCCTGCTGGGAAAACTTCTGAAGGGCAAGTACTTTGCTGACTGCTCCATCTTACAAGCCACAGAAGCATCGGTTATGTCTCACGGCTGGCGTAGCATTTTGATAGGGCGTGATCTTCTGCTAAAAAACATGGGATGGACTGTGGGGGATGGAGTGTCCATTAATATTTGGCAGGATCCCTGGCTTTGTTTAAACAAGCAGGAAAGACCTATGGGCCTGCCTTCAGAACAGAGTGTTGACCTCTGTGTTGCAGACTTGTTAGTCGATGGTGGTAAGCACTGGGATCGTCAAAAATTACAACTTCTACTCCCGGCATATGAAGAAAAAATTCTCTGCATCAAACCGAGTCTAACAGGCGCTCAAGATAAGTTAATCTGGTTAGGCACAAAGGGAGGAGAGTACTCTGTTAAGTCTGGTTACTATGTAGCCGTAGAAGAAGAGCCGGATACTAGGAGAAATGATGCAGGTTTTAACTGGAAGAGGAATGTCTGGGCTCTGGACTGCGCCCCGAAGGTGAAGCTCTTTGCCTGGAAACTACTTAAAGGTGCTATTCCCGTAGGCGAGCGGCTGCTCGAAAGACACATAGAAGTTGATCCGAGATGCAAAAAGTGTGGAAACAACGAATCTATCACTCACCTCCTCTTCCAATGCCAGTTTGCTCAAAAGGTTTGGCAGCTAGCCCCTTTACTTCCTGGTATGGACTCAAGTGGAATGTTAGATTTGATGGTGGTCTGGCCTTCAATATGTAACCAAAAAAGTCTCCTACCTGCGGGGATTGTTAATGGATCGGTGGTACCATGGGTCATGTGGTCGTTATGGAAAGCTCGCAACCGGTTAGTGTTTGAAGGATTCTCCGCCTCGCCTGAGGATACGCTATCTACAGCTATCAGAATGGCTCGTGAATGGAGCTTACAGAGCAAACCAGAGAAACCGGACACTTCAAGGAGCAGGAAACCGGAGATGATAGCCCCAACTGGTACGAGGATAGTGCGCTCTGATGCTGCGTGGAGTGCGTCTAGTTTGACTGCCGGAGCTGGCTGGGTCATCCTTTCTTCCCCACAGAACATGACTTTTCAACAACACCTGGAGTTTGTAGCATCGCCTCTAATGGCAGAAGGTCTGGCCCTCCGTGAAGCGGTCCTAACCTGCCAGCGACTGAAGCTGCAACATATCAGATTTGAGTCGGATTCTGCTCAACTAATCAAGTGCCTTCCTTCAAATGAAACGATTGCAGAGTTGCATAGTGTAGTCTTTGATATCCTGAAGCTATCTGAGTTTTTTGATTCAGTGTCTTTTGTTTGGTTACCTCGTGAGAGGAATGTAGAAGCCGATGCCTTGGCTAAAGGAGATTTAGCTCTGTTTGAACCCTTAGTGGTTGGTGAGATTGTTAATGCTCCCAACTAA
- the LOC103838177 gene encoding cationic amino acid transporter 2, vacuolar isoform X2: protein MGFLVDTQKEGGGHSWGYLRSLVRRKQVDSADEPHSHHHHQLAKALTVPHLIAIGVGATIGAGVYILVGTVAREHSGPSLALSFLIAGIAAALSAFCYAELSSRCPSAGSAYHYSYICVGEGVAWLIGWALILEYTIGGSAVARGISPNLALIFGGEDGLPSFLARHQIPCLDVVVDPSAAILVFIVTGLLCLGIKEVKNPQRDLPIGIGLALFLCCSVYMMVSIVIVGLVPYYAMDPDTPISSAFASHDMQWAVYLITLGAVMALCSALMGALLPQPRILMAMARDGLLPSLFSDVNRRTQVPVKATIATGLCAATLAFFMDVSQLAGMVSVGTLLAFTMVAISVLILRYVPPDELPLPASLQDRIDSVSFIPAETKSSHHEGTSDNSNKQPLIGENEASVHFPVMEKQEALGCWALSEKKRRIVAGWSIMLTCIGAFLLSYSASSLNFPGVIRYPLCGVGGSLLLVGLIALSSIDQDDARHTFGHSGGFICPFVPLLPIICILINMYLLVNLGSATWARVSVWLVIGVLVYVFYGRKNSSLANAVYVTTAHAEEIYREHEASLA, encoded by the exons ATGGGTTTTCTGGTGGATACCCAAAAGGAAGGAGGCGGACACTCATGGGGTTACCTCAGGAGTTTGGTCCGAAGGAAACAGGTCGACTCTGCTGATGAGCCTCATTCTCATCATCACCACCAGCTCGCCAAAGCCTTAACTGTTCCTCACTTGATTGCCATTG GTGTGGGAGCAACAATAGGAGCGGGAGTGTATATTCTTGTGGGAACAGTTGCGAGAGAGCACTCTGGTCCATCTCTTGCTTTGTCTTTCCTTATTGCTGGAATTGCCGCTGCACTCTCTGCCTTTTGCTATGCTGAACTCTCTAGTCGTTGTCCCTCTGCTGGCAGCGCCTATCACTATTCTTACATTTGTGTCGGTGAAGG TGTGGCGTGGTTGATCGGTTGGGCACTGATTCTGGAATACACCATTGGTGGCTCTGCTGTTGCCCGTGGCATTTCCCCTAATCTG GCATTGATTTTTGGTGGTGAAGATGGTTTGCCTTCATTCTTAGCGCGTCACCAGATCCCTTGCCTTGATGTTGTTGTTGATCCATCTGCTGCTATTCTTGTCTTCATTGTGACTGGCCTCTTGTGCCTGGGAATTAAGGAG GTGAAAAACCCCCAAAGGGATTTACCAATTGGAATTGGTCTTGCACTCTTTCTCTGTTGTTCTGTCTACATGATGGTCTCCATTGTAATTGTCGGCTTAGTTCCTTACTATGCCATGGATCCTGACACTCCCATCTCCTCTGCGTTTGCTAGTCATGACATGCAATGGGCCGT ATACTTGATCACTTTAGGAGCTGTCATGGCCCTCTGCTCAGCTTTAATGGGTGCACTTCTCCCTCAG CCGCGGATTCTGATGGCAATGGCTAGGGATGGTTTGCTGCCTTCTCTTTTCTCAGACGTTAATAGACGCACACAGGTTCCGGTTAAAGCGACCATAGCAACTGGGCTTTGTGCAGCAACCTTAGCCTTCTTTATGGATGTTTCTCAGCTCGCAGGCATG GTGAGTGTTGGGACACTTTTGGCGTTCACAATGGTGGCAATATCAGTGTTGATACTCAGATATGTTCCTCCGGATGAGCTACCTCTTCCGGCATCCCTTCAGGATAGAATCGACTCTGTTTCCTTTATACCTGCTGAAACAAAGTCATCCCATCATGAAGGCACTTCTGACAATAGTAATAAACAGCCTTTAATTGGGGAGAATGAGGCTTCGGTTCATTTCCCAGTTATGGAGAAGCAAGAAGCTCTTGGGTGTT GGGCTCTGAGCGAAAAAAAGAGGAGGATTGTCGCTGGATGGAGCATTATGCTCACTTGTATTGGAGCCTTCCTTCTAAGTTATTCGGCGTCGAGCCTCAACTTTCCAGG GGTTATTAGATATCCACTGTGTGGTGTTGGTGGAAGTCTACTCCTTGTTGGTTTGATTGCTCTGAGTTCTATAGATCAGGATGATGCCAGACACACTTTTGGACATTCTGGAG GTTTCATATGCCCGTTTGTACCACTCCTGCCAATCATATGCATCCTCATCAACATGTACCTTTTGGTCAACCTTGG ATCTGCGACATGGGCTCGAGTGTCAGTGTGGTTGGTGATTGGAGTGTTGGTATATGTTTTCTACGGAAGAAAAAACAGCTCCCTGGCCAATGCAGTTTACGTAACTACAGCTCATGCGGAGGAGATCTATCGTGAACATGAAGCCTCTTTGGCATAA
- the LOC103838174 gene encoding LOW QUALITY PROTEIN: pentatricopeptide repeat-containing protein At1g64580 (The sequence of the model RefSeq protein was modified relative to this genomic sequence to represent the inferred CDS: inserted 3 bases in 2 codons) yields MHRSLSIATKWFLRRRVNPPPPPLSFFCSRPFSGYRERLATASLHSINFDDALSLFCEMLHSRPLPTILDFTRVLTAIAKTNKHHDAVVYLCRKMEALGISHDLYTFTILIHCLCRCSRLSLALSVLAKMTKLGIEPSVVTLGSLLNGFCRGSKLREALSLXVDTMGCEPNVVVYNTVINGLCKNGEADKALEVLRLIEKKGMRGDSVXTLVNALCSSGRWSEAARLVRDMIKRRKIDPNVIFYSGMIHVFVKEGNLFEAVNLYKEMILRSVDTNVFTYNSLINGLCVDGRLGEAKRMFDSMRCSPDLVTYNTLIKGFCKSKRVEDGMRLLCEMAREGIVGDAFTYNTLIHGYCQAGKLSVALKVFGRMVDCGVAPDVVTYNVLLDCLCSKGKVENAMVMVEEMEKREMYVDIVTYSIIIRGMCRSNKVKEAWCLFCSLALKGVKPDAIAYRTMISGLSREGRRREADKLCRKMKEDGIIMPIKCIHNDETLRDHHYTSSSLAELIKVIHE; encoded by the exons ATGCATAGATCTCTTTCGATCGCGACGAAATGGTTTCTTCGTCGAAGAGTtaatcctcctcctcctcctctttccTTCTTCTGTTCACGACCTTTCTCTGGTTACCGAGAGAGATTAGCAACTGCTTCCCTTCACTCTATCAACTTCGACGatgctctctctttattctgcgAGATGCTTCACTCTCGCCCCCTCCCCACCATCCTCGATTTCACCAGAGTTTTAACCGCCATCGCCAAGACGAACAAGCACCACGACGCCGTCGTCTACCTCTGCCGCAAGATGGAAGCTCTGGGGATCTCGCACGATCTCTACACCTTCACCATCCTGATCCACTGTCTCTGCAGATGCTCTCgcctctctctcgctctctccgTTCTCGCGAAGATGACGAAACTCGGGATCGAGCCCAGCGTCGTCACCCTCGGCTCCCTCCTCAACGGATTCTGCCGCGGGAGTAAGCTTCGCgaggctctctctc tcgttgaCACCATGGGGTGTGAACCTAACGTCGTCGTTTACAACACCGTGATCAACGGCCTTTGCAAGAACGGAGAGGCTGATAAGGCTTTGGAGGTTTTAAGACTGATTGAGAAGAAAGGAATGAGAGGGGATTCTGT CACTCTCGTTAATGCTCTTTGTAGCTCCGGTAGATGGAGCGAGGCGGCTCGGCTAGTGAGAGATATGATCAAGAGGAGGAAGATTGATCCTAATGTGATCTTTTACAGCGGGATGATCCATGTGTTTGTGAAAGAAGGGAATCTCTTTGAGGCTGTAAACTTGTACAAGGAGATGATCTTGAGATCTGTGGATACTAACGTCTTCACTTACAATTCACTCATCAACGGGCTTTGCGTTGATGGTCGGTTAGGTGAGGCCAAGCGAATGTTTGATTCGATGCGCTGTTCTCCGGATTTGGTGACGTATAATACTCTCATAAAGGGGTTTTGCAAGTCTAAGAGAGTAGAGGATGGGATGAGACTCTTGTGTGAGATGGCTCGTGAAGGAATCGTTGGCGATGCTTTCACTTACAACACTCTTATCCACGGTTATTGCCAAGCGGGGAAACTCAGTGTTGCGCTGAAGGTTTTCGGTCGGATGGTTGATTGTGGTGTGGCTCCTGATGTTGTTACCTACAACGTTTTGTTGGATTGTCTGTGTAGTAAGGGGAAGGTAGAGAACGCGATGGTGATGGTGGAGGAGATGGAGAAGAGAGAAATGTATGTTGATATTGTCACGTATAGTATCATCATACGAGGGATGTGTAGAAGTAATAAGGTGAAAGAGGCTTGGTGTTTGTTTTGTAGCCTCGCTCTCAAAGGAGTGAAGCCTGATGCTATAGCGTATAGAACAATGATATCAGGATTGTCTAGGGAAGGCCGGCGGCGTGAAGCTGATAAGCTGTGTAGGAAAATGAAAGAAGATGGGATTATTATGCCAATTAAATGCATACATAATGATGAGACACTTAGAGATCACCACTACACAAGCTCATCATTGGCTGAACTCATTAAAGTTATCCATGAGTAA